Proteins co-encoded in one Listeria ivanovii subsp. ivanovii genomic window:
- a CDS encoding PTS fructose-like transporter subunit IIB, whose amino-acid sequence MKIVAVTSCPSGVAHTYMSAESLELSAKKLGVTIKVETQGSSGIENKLTAKDIEEADCVIVTNDVEIRESQRFKGKKVIKMSVSDIIKKSDALIKKLQTMFP is encoded by the coding sequence ATGAAAATTGTTGCAGTAACTTCATGTCCGAGTGGTGTAGCACATACTTACATGTCAGCTGAATCACTCGAACTTTCCGCCAAAAAATTAGGCGTTACTATCAAAGTCGAAACACAAGGCTCTTCAGGAATTGAAAATAAATTAACAGCTAAAGACATCGAGGAAGCAGATTGTGTGATTGTCACAAATGATGTAGAAATTAGAGAGAGTCAGCGTTTTAAAGGAAAGAAAGTTATCAAAATGAGCGTTTCTGACATTATCAAAAAATCCGATGCACTGATTAAAAAATTACAAACCATGTTTCCATAA
- a CDS encoding Rrf2 family transcriptional regulator: MKYSKATNYALHTMVYLANLPAEKSVGVKELASKQNVSPTYLSKVLTMLVKAGFVESITGVNGGYKLAKPANDISFLDVIQAIEGKTAFFHCDPKNHSESKPHCLIGEVMGNAEQEMENYLSKQTIGSIVVETEKHHH, encoded by the coding sequence ATGAAATACTCGAAAGCGACTAATTATGCACTACATACAATGGTATATCTAGCCAATTTGCCCGCAGAAAAGTCTGTTGGTGTAAAAGAACTGGCAAGCAAACAAAATGTGTCACCAACTTATCTTTCTAAAGTACTAACAATGCTCGTAAAAGCTGGATTTGTCGAATCGATTACTGGGGTAAATGGTGGATATAAATTAGCCAAGCCAGCAAACGACATCAGTTTTCTAGATGTAATTCAAGCAATTGAAGGGAAAACCGCCTTTTTTCACTGCGACCCTAAAAACCATTCCGAAAGTAAGCCACATTGTTTAATCGGAGAAGTCATGGGAAATGCTGAGCAAGAAATGGAAAATTATTTAAGTAAGCAAACGATTGGAAGTATCGTCGTAGAAACCGAAAAACATCATCATTAA
- a CDS encoding HAD family hydrolase, whose product MINLIFDIDDTVYDQLKPFESAFKTVFGKENKLEIENLYIKSRFYSDEVYHRVVKGEIPKAEMHIYRITQALNDFDYQITKKQAEEFQRAYEDNQRKIALSPGIKETLIWGKKHHITMGIITNGPAEHQQNKIDDLQMNNWVPVENTFISGKVGLEKPDKQLFEMVEKKLGIVGSETFYIGDSFENDVVGAKQAGWNVIWLNRRKHKKPTEALYHPDLCVENELELLTLVQNLI is encoded by the coding sequence ATGATTAATTTAATTTTTGATATTGATGATACGGTCTATGATCAACTAAAACCATTTGAATCCGCTTTTAAAACTGTTTTTGGTAAGGAAAACAAATTGGAAATCGAAAATTTATACATTAAAAGCCGTTTTTATAGCGATGAAGTATACCACCGAGTTGTAAAAGGGGAAATACCCAAAGCAGAAATGCACATCTATCGCATCACCCAAGCGTTAAACGATTTTGATTACCAAATCACTAAAAAACAAGCAGAAGAATTCCAACGCGCATATGAAGATAATCAACGGAAAATTGCTCTTTCGCCTGGAATAAAAGAAACTCTTATTTGGGGGAAGAAGCACCATATCACAATGGGGATTATTACAAATGGTCCTGCTGAACATCAACAAAATAAAATAGATGATTTACAAATGAATAATTGGGTTCCAGTTGAAAATACCTTTATTTCAGGGAAAGTTGGCTTGGAAAAACCTGATAAACAATTATTTGAAATGGTAGAAAAAAAATTAGGAATTGTTGGTTCAGAAACCTTTTACATAGGCGATTCTTTTGAGAATGATGTTGTCGGAGCGAAACAAGCAGGGTGGAATGTGATTTGGCTTAATCGGCGGAAACATAAGAAACCAACCGAAGCTTTGTACCATCCTGATTTATGCGTGGAAAATGAATTAGAATTACTAACTTTAGTGCAAAATTTAATTTGA
- a CDS encoding class II D-tagatose-bisphosphate aldolase non-catalytic subunit has product MKLPIKKAVESLLKLQTTGDSATLIGVGPMSRNLLQASFELAKEDDYPLMFIASRNQVDADELGGGYVNGWNQFSFIEAIKEVAKEVDFDGLYYVCRDHGGPWQRDQERNDHLPTEKAMELGKHSYVADIEAGFDLLMIDPTKDPFEVGKVIPLETVLERTVDLIAFCEAERKKRDLPEIGYEVGTEETNGGLTSTETYEKFITQLKVELEQRDLPLPTFIVGQTGTLTRKTEQVGHFNFKNAYDLAQMAKKYGVGLKEHNGDYLDDVTLLEHIPSEITATNVAPQYGTEETRAYLKLVELERRLVENGLIKNASNTREVLLVQSIKSERWRKWMLDEQKDITINEIMQDNELSLEILDIAGHYTFNDATVKKEINTLYANLAANNIDGKRFVIDHIKRPIRNYSECYNLKGATTRIKQLAK; this is encoded by the coding sequence TTGAAATTACCTATTAAAAAAGCAGTCGAGTCACTTTTGAAATTACAAACAACCGGAGATAGCGCAACACTTATTGGCGTTGGTCCGATGTCACGAAATCTTTTGCAAGCAAGTTTTGAACTAGCGAAAGAAGATGATTACCCGTTAATGTTTATTGCGAGTAGGAATCAAGTAGATGCGGATGAACTGGGTGGCGGCTATGTCAACGGCTGGAACCAATTTAGTTTTATTGAAGCGATTAAAGAAGTAGCGAAAGAAGTGGATTTTGATGGATTGTATTACGTTTGTCGAGATCACGGAGGTCCTTGGCAACGTGATCAAGAACGAAATGATCATTTACCTACAGAAAAGGCGATGGAGCTCGGCAAGCATTCATATGTGGCGGACATTGAAGCGGGATTCGACTTACTGATGATTGATCCAACGAAAGATCCTTTTGAAGTTGGTAAAGTTATTCCGCTTGAAACCGTATTAGAACGTACGGTGGATTTAATTGCTTTTTGTGAAGCGGAACGGAAAAAACGTGACTTACCAGAAATTGGTTATGAAGTTGGGACAGAAGAGACTAACGGTGGGTTAACATCCACAGAAACTTACGAAAAATTCATCACCCAATTGAAAGTAGAACTCGAGCAGCGGGACTTACCACTCCCAACCTTTATTGTTGGTCAAACTGGAACTTTAACCCGAAAAACCGAACAAGTAGGTCATTTTAACTTTAAAAATGCGTATGATTTAGCTCAAATGGCGAAGAAATATGGTGTGGGCTTAAAAGAACATAACGGTGACTACTTAGATGACGTAACACTTCTTGAACATATCCCATCTGAAATTACCGCAACAAATGTAGCACCGCAATATGGTACAGAAGAAACAAGAGCTTATCTAAAACTAGTAGAATTAGAACGGAGATTGGTCGAAAATGGCTTAATCAAAAATGCTTCAAACACACGAGAAGTCTTACTCGTTCAATCTATCAAAAGTGAGCGCTGGCGTAAGTGGATGTTAGATGAACAAAAAGACATCACGATAAACGAAATTATGCAAGACAACGAATTATCACTGGAAATCCTAGACATTGCAGGTCATTACACTTTTAATGATGCAACCGTCAAAAAAGAAATAAACACATTATATGCCAATTTAGCTGCAAATAATATTGATGGTAAACGTTTTGTCATCGATCATATCAAGCGCCCAATCCGCAATTATTCCGAATGCTACAATTTAAAAGGCGCAACAACACGAATTAAACAACTAGCAAAATAA